From a single Paraburkholderia youngii genomic region:
- a CDS encoding two-partner secretion domain-containing protein translates to MSHPEQPRPARRTPGRRQSSGPLWLSIGISLAGLSLTPVAFAAGSLPQGGRYVAGTGTIAGAGNSLVITQSGSTRGVIDWNSFSIGGSNSVTFNNGGGATLNRVTGGSLSAIFGKLSATGSVYLVNPQGVVVGPSGVVTTGGRFVASTLDTDNCAFMKGGALTVSGNSDAVVVNLGKISSSGGDVFLIARTVINGGTVNAPDGTAEFAAGSKVLLQDSSSGQQVFVQAGSAGNVVDSGTTRAAQISLQAADGNVYALAGGGARIRATGSATRDGHVWLVADDGTVSQRGAIVAKNPDGSGGTVDTEAAQLSFERGAAVYAGRWNIATPSLTVDASVARALQRSLNAGSTVELSTTGANGAAGDLLIASDIDWRGASALTLAAYHNVALSPGATIRDTGTGNLTLRADATGIDNGGSVTNGGTINWSKSTGTVSALYDMNGTYTPGTLLANTTWTAPSDSGLITQITGYQLVNSLVDLENISLDLASNYALGKDIDISTPRCCGTGVYVPIGTGAAPFAGQFDGLGHTISNLNAWQSVPATGDPANPEAASGLFGVVGATGVVRNVSVSGFVSISGYGSFGILAGVNDGQIVRAQTSGSLSLSEPFVSIDAMSGGLVGSNYGTITRSSSDAAMVSEGVLGGLVGYNFSTGVIRQSYESQSPDIPPSFGPGTVNSAAHGLGAGGLVGTNDGLITQSYATGSVTYAPDYCGGGGGFACFGTGSAALVQSNTGTIEQSFATGTVTQMVLAGRGPPPFGLALSNTGTIANDVYWDTQTTGATVGVGTGTPVPIANGLTTAQMSMPSSFGPTFDFSSTGVWALPAGATHPVLRWQLGP, encoded by the coding sequence ATGTCACATCCGGAACAACCTCGGCCCGCGCGACGCACACCGGGTCGACGGCAGTCGAGCGGACCCCTCTGGCTCTCCATCGGTATTTCGCTGGCTGGACTGTCCCTCACACCTGTGGCGTTCGCGGCGGGTAGCCTGCCGCAAGGCGGCCGTTACGTCGCCGGCACCGGCACGATAGCGGGCGCAGGCAACAGCCTCGTGATCACGCAATCCGGTTCGACACGTGGTGTGATCGACTGGAACAGCTTCTCGATCGGCGGAAGCAATAGCGTGACGTTCAATAACGGCGGTGGTGCGACGCTGAACCGCGTGACGGGAGGCTCGCTCTCCGCGATCTTCGGCAAGCTCAGTGCCACGGGCAGCGTGTATCTGGTCAATCCGCAAGGTGTCGTCGTGGGTCCATCCGGCGTGGTGACGACGGGCGGACGCTTCGTCGCATCGACGCTGGACACGGACAACTGTGCGTTCATGAAGGGCGGCGCGCTCACCGTGTCGGGCAACTCGGACGCGGTAGTCGTGAATCTCGGGAAAATCAGTTCCAGCGGCGGCGACGTGTTCCTGATCGCGCGGACCGTAATCAACGGCGGCACCGTCAATGCGCCTGACGGTACGGCGGAATTCGCGGCCGGGTCGAAGGTGCTGCTGCAGGACTCGTCGAGCGGCCAACAGGTATTCGTCCAGGCGGGCAGCGCGGGCAACGTGGTCGATTCGGGTACCACGCGCGCCGCGCAGATCAGCCTGCAAGCCGCGGACGGCAACGTATATGCACTCGCGGGCGGCGGCGCGCGCATCCGTGCGACGGGCAGTGCGACTCGCGACGGGCATGTGTGGCTCGTGGCGGACGACGGCACGGTGTCGCAACGAGGCGCAATCGTAGCGAAGAACCCGGACGGCAGTGGAGGCACGGTCGATACCGAGGCAGCGCAACTGTCGTTCGAGCGCGGCGCCGCCGTGTACGCCGGTCGATGGAACATCGCAACGCCATCGCTTACCGTGGACGCTTCAGTGGCGCGTGCGCTCCAACGCAGCCTGAATGCGGGGTCCACTGTCGAACTCTCGACCACCGGCGCCAACGGTGCGGCTGGTGACCTGCTTATCGCATCCGATATCGACTGGCGCGGTGCGTCGGCGCTGACGCTCGCGGCTTACCACAACGTCGCGCTTTCTCCGGGCGCGACGATCCGCGACACGGGTACTGGCAACCTTACGCTGCGCGCGGACGCGACAGGCATCGATAACGGCGGCAGCGTGACGAACGGCGGCACGATCAACTGGTCGAAGAGCACCGGGACGGTCAGCGCGCTATACGACATGAACGGCACCTACACGCCGGGGACACTGCTCGCCAACACGACCTGGACGGCGCCGTCCGACAGCGGACTGATCACTCAGATTACCGGCTACCAGCTCGTCAATTCACTTGTGGATCTGGAAAACATTTCGCTCGATCTCGCCAGCAACTATGCGCTCGGCAAGGACATCGACATCAGCACGCCACGTTGCTGCGGCACAGGCGTCTATGTGCCGATCGGAACTGGCGCCGCGCCGTTCGCCGGACAGTTCGACGGCTTGGGCCACACGATCTCGAATCTGAATGCGTGGCAGAGTGTTCCCGCCACGGGCGATCCGGCGAATCCCGAGGCAGCCAGTGGTCTATTCGGTGTGGTCGGCGCGACGGGCGTCGTTCGCAACGTCAGCGTGAGCGGCTTCGTGAGCATCAGCGGCTATGGCTCCTTCGGCATCCTGGCCGGCGTCAACGACGGCCAGATCGTGCGCGCCCAGACGAGTGGCAGCCTTTCCTTATCTGAACCTTTCGTTTCGATCGATGCGATGAGCGGCGGTCTCGTGGGCTCGAATTACGGCACGATCACACGCTCGTCCAGCGACGCGGCGATGGTGAGCGAGGGCGTGTTGGGCGGCCTCGTCGGATACAACTTCAGCACCGGCGTAATCCGGCAGTCGTATGAATCGCAAAGCCCGGACATCCCGCCGTCGTTTGGGCCGGGCACCGTGAATTCCGCGGCTCACGGTCTGGGCGCCGGCGGTCTGGTCGGCACAAACGACGGTCTGATCACGCAGTCATATGCGACCGGCTCCGTTACGTATGCGCCCGACTACTGCGGTGGTGGTGGCGGCTTCGCCTGCTTTGGCACGGGGAGCGCGGCGCTCGTTCAAAGCAACACCGGCACGATCGAGCAATCTTTCGCGACCGGCACAGTCACCCAAATGGTCCTGGCCGGTCGTGGCCCCCCGCCGTTCGGCCTGGCGCTAAGCAACACCGGCACGATCGCCAACGACGTCTACTGGGACACGCAGACAACCGGGGCCACGGTCGGCGTGGGCACGGGTACTCCGGTGCCGATCGCGAATGGACTCACCACCGCGCAGATGAGCATGCCATCTAGTTTCGGCCCGACGTTCGACTTCAGCTCAACCGGCGTCTGGGCACTCCCGGCCGGCGCGACCCATCCGGTACTGCGTTGGCAACTCGGTCCTTGA
- a CDS encoding LrgB family protein, giving the protein MGRRWPDRRKPVPANIQWWSIQTVSDDLPSLTAAIVILTGITGATLRNVVMDAVGVRRDDVRGFVMGVASHALSTARAFRISEDAGAYSGLGMAMNGTMSAFVRPVLLPFLGGWLT; this is encoded by the coding sequence ATGGGTCGCCGATGGCCGGATCGTCGCAAACCGGTCCCGGCCAACATCCAATGGTGGTCAATCCAGACGGTCAGTGACGACTTGCCTTCGCTCACCGCGGCGATCGTCATCTTGACCGGCATTACCGGTGCGACCCTGAGAAACGTAGTCATGGATGCCGTTGGTGTGCGGCGTGACGACGTGCGCGGCTTTGTGATGGGTGTTGCTTCCCACGCCTTAAGTACCGCCAGGGCTTTTCGGATCAGTGAAGACGCCGGCGCATACTCGGGACTGGGAATGGCGATGAACGGCACTATGTCGGCGTTTGTCCGCCCGGTGCTTCTGCCCTTCCTCGGTGGCTGGTTGACTTGA
- a CDS encoding DUF4148 domain-containing protein — translation MKTLACIVLASCALSSPVVSFAHGTAPDTRAQVRAELIRLEQAGYHVGDGDQTKYPEPIQAAEAKIAAQDSQQAGNRDIGGTTTNVAAQESQQADNSDAGGTTDGTSASGGVRHVSKPSPSSCVGPASYCNLFFGN, via the coding sequence ATGAAGACCCTTGCATGCATAGTCCTCGCTAGCTGTGCACTGTCCAGCCCAGTCGTCAGCTTCGCTCACGGCACCGCGCCCGACACCCGTGCGCAGGTGCGTGCGGAACTGATCCGTCTCGAGCAGGCCGGCTATCACGTGGGCGACGGCGATCAAACGAAGTATCCCGAGCCAATTCAGGCTGCTGAAGCGAAGATCGCTGCACAGGACAGCCAGCAGGCCGGCAACCGTGACATTGGCGGCACGACGACCAACGTCGCTGCACAGGAGAGCCAGCAGGCGGACAACAGCGACGCTGGTGGCACGACCGACGGCACCTCAGCTTCCGGCGGTGTCCGGCATGTATCGAAACCATCGCCATCTTCGTGCGTCGGCCCAGCAAGTTACTGCAACCTTTTCTTCGGCAATTGA
- a CDS encoding 3-hydroxyacyl-CoA dehydrogenase NAD-binding domain-containing protein has protein sequence MCSSRAVVIGAGNMGAGIAMALLADGLAVHLMTRRKRRLPPRSGGLASRSGAMWSANQNMSLLASLLGRRVPDRIDHHISDDPVQRMSIRTDQIRVIMESQPQSLRLSRRLHIRDSRRLRPDWSI, from the coding sequence GTGTGTTCCAGTCGCGCCGTGGTGATCGGCGCGGGCAACATGGGTGCCGGCATTGCAATGGCATTGCTGGCGGATGGCCTTGCGGTGCACCTGATGACCAGGCGGAAGCGTCGCTTGCCGCCGCGATCGGGCGGATTAGCGAGTCGCTCGGGCGCGATGTGGAGCGCCAACCAGAACATGTCCCTTCTTGCCTCCCTGCTCGGACGGCGTGTACCGGACCGCATTGATCATCATATTTCGGACGATCCTGTCCAACGCATGTCGATCCGTACGGACCAGATACGGGTGATCATGGAGTCTCAACCTCAGTCCTTGCGCCTCAGCCGGCGACTGCATATCCGCGACTCGAGACGTCTTCGACCAGACTGGTCGATTTAA
- a CDS encoding AMP-binding protein has protein sequence MPYYVVRSCRCSFSESFVNMIAQSPFINLPFLERNVEVVERADGAVYMRSKVPLGPVEAHLPGVLRRRAVERAEQPWLKQRCPRTGDWRMLRYGEASFQVDAVTQWLLSQRLDGRSVMVLSGNTLEHAVFELAAMQARMPYVPVTPAYSLLSTDYAKLKAMVALINPAVIFVQSASQFRAALHAAVDLCDARVIYVDEPADDIDATAWDAVLATPVGPEVQASIGAITHDTVAKYLFTSGSTGEPKAVPVTQRMLCVSMAMHAQTVRRNPAAPESVLLEWLPWSHVAGGTAIFNGVLHDGGTMYIDDGRPVPGEFAKTLRNLKEVSPTNFNSVPAGYAMLADALEADETFGQQFFRRLRRLTSSGAKLPDSLYERLQTLAVRHRGHRVPFVASYGSTETCAATTVVHWPTGQAGLVGLPQPGVELKLVPLDEERYEIRARAASVMTGYLQQPGLTRLAFDDEGYYRLGDAVTFVDRTKPEEGLAFAGRVAEEFKLQSGIFVRVGTLRVEVISSAAPLLRDAVVAGADLPYVALLAWPNQEACQERFGLRDAQALSCHAPFHDALRESLLRHNGRHTGSSMRIRRVMLLNEPPSIDGGEITDKGYINQRAVLARRAGAIAALYADKPGANVVTIEE, from the coding sequence TTGCCTTATTACGTGGTCCGATCGTGCCGTTGCTCCTTTTCAGAGTCTTTCGTGAACATGATTGCCCAGTCTCCTTTCATCAATCTCCCCTTCCTCGAGCGCAATGTCGAGGTCGTCGAGCGAGCCGACGGCGCGGTCTATATGCGCAGCAAGGTGCCACTTGGTCCGGTCGAGGCGCATCTGCCGGGCGTCCTGAGGCGTCGTGCGGTCGAGCGCGCCGAGCAGCCATGGCTGAAACAGCGCTGCCCGCGCACTGGAGACTGGCGCATGCTCAGGTACGGCGAGGCCTCTTTCCAGGTCGACGCCGTGACTCAGTGGTTGCTGTCACAACGTCTCGACGGACGCAGCGTGATGGTGCTGAGCGGCAACACCCTCGAACATGCGGTCTTCGAGCTCGCGGCCATGCAGGCGCGCATGCCCTATGTACCAGTGACCCCGGCCTATTCGCTGCTAAGCACCGATTACGCCAAGCTCAAGGCGATGGTCGCGTTGATCAACCCAGCAGTGATCTTCGTGCAAAGCGCGAGCCAGTTCCGCGCGGCGCTGCACGCCGCCGTCGATTTATGTGACGCGCGCGTCATTTACGTCGATGAACCGGCGGATGACATCGACGCCACGGCGTGGGACGCGGTCCTCGCCACGCCGGTGGGCCCGGAGGTGCAGGCGTCGATCGGCGCCATTACGCACGATACGGTGGCCAAGTACCTCTTCACATCAGGCTCGACTGGCGAGCCCAAGGCCGTGCCGGTCACGCAGCGCATGCTGTGCGTGTCGATGGCCATGCACGCGCAGACTGTGCGCCGTAATCCCGCCGCTCCGGAATCCGTGCTGCTCGAATGGCTGCCATGGAGCCACGTGGCAGGCGGTACGGCGATCTTCAACGGCGTCCTGCACGATGGCGGGACGATGTACATCGACGATGGACGCCCTGTGCCCGGCGAGTTTGCGAAGACGCTGCGCAACCTCAAGGAGGTTTCGCCGACAAATTTCAACAGCGTGCCTGCAGGCTACGCCATGCTTGCCGATGCGCTGGAGGCGGACGAGACGTTTGGTCAGCAGTTCTTCCGGCGCCTGCGGCGCCTGACCTCATCTGGCGCCAAGCTTCCCGACAGTCTCTATGAACGTCTGCAAACGCTGGCCGTTCGCCACCGCGGGCACCGCGTTCCGTTTGTGGCCAGCTATGGCTCGACCGAGACGTGCGCTGCCACCACGGTAGTACATTGGCCCACCGGGCAGGCCGGTCTGGTTGGTCTTCCGCAGCCTGGCGTCGAACTGAAACTGGTGCCGCTCGACGAAGAACGCTATGAAATCCGTGCGCGTGCGGCTTCTGTCATGACTGGCTATCTGCAACAGCCGGGGCTGACGCGTCTCGCCTTCGACGACGAAGGCTACTACCGTCTGGGCGATGCCGTGACCTTCGTGGATCGGACAAAACCGGAGGAAGGACTCGCCTTTGCCGGTCGCGTCGCAGAAGAATTCAAACTGCAGTCGGGCATCTTCGTGCGCGTCGGTACGCTGCGCGTCGAGGTAATCAGCAGCGCCGCCCCCCTGCTGCGCGACGCGGTCGTCGCGGGCGCCGATCTGCCTTATGTGGCGCTTCTCGCATGGCCCAACCAGGAAGCATGTCAGGAACGTTTCGGCCTGCGCGACGCGCAGGCGCTTTCCTGCCACGCGCCATTCCACGACGCGTTGCGCGAATCACTGCTGCGCCACAACGGACGTCACACCGGTAGCAGCATGCGCATCCGCCGTGTGATGCTGTTGAACGAACCGCCATCGATCGATGGCGGTGAGATAACCGACAAGGGCTATATCAATCAGCGGGCCGTTCTCGCGCGTCGCGCGGGCGCGATAGCGGCGCTATACGCGGACAAACCCGGCGCTAATGTCGTGACGATCGAAGAATAG
- a CDS encoding porin, translated as MKLKEISCAATLSLLGVGHAYAQSSVTLYGVVNSGVTYISNSGGHSVWKLDSGIDRPNVWGLTGREDLGSGLAALFKLESGFNLTNGNMTAAGKIFNRDAYVGLTSNQWGTVKMGQMFDYLYRDVTFYTNGVQFAPAYSFHLSYDIDRTAGEAVANAVDYETPNYRGLRAGVMYGFSNGNSNHVLSTGLSYAPQGLMGPFSGSLAYTRTNGSSSPTTDATIAQIVFHGDKVYTVAAGARLQVANNAYLNAVYSYTNLTLPLGSSMITQDFEIGGKYEFAPDLHAGVGYSYFMQRGVNVQGLTPTQKFGIASAGIDYLLSKRTSIYAFGTFQHAFAGNQPAGNFLVTGAPVFGPVAGTGIGPTGAAAGFSSGSNQAAVQIGIRQMF; from the coding sequence ATGAAACTGAAGGAAATCAGTTGCGCAGCAACGCTGTCGTTGCTGGGCGTCGGACACGCATATGCACAAAGCAGCGTGACGCTATACGGGGTTGTGAATTCAGGCGTCACTTACATTAGCAATAGTGGCGGCCACTCGGTCTGGAAACTCGACAGCGGGATCGACCGGCCAAACGTATGGGGTTTAACCGGCCGGGAAGATCTGGGCAGTGGACTGGCGGCGCTTTTCAAGCTCGAAAGCGGTTTTAACCTGACGAACGGCAACATGACCGCGGCCGGCAAGATTTTCAACCGCGACGCGTACGTCGGCCTGACCAGCAATCAATGGGGGACGGTCAAGATGGGGCAGATGTTCGACTACCTGTACCGCGACGTGACGTTCTATACGAATGGCGTGCAATTTGCACCTGCCTATTCGTTCCACCTCTCCTATGACATCGACCGCACCGCTGGCGAAGCGGTTGCGAACGCCGTCGACTACGAGACGCCGAACTATCGCGGCCTCCGGGCAGGCGTCATGTACGGGTTCAGCAACGGCAATTCCAACCATGTGTTGAGCACCGGGCTCTCCTATGCGCCGCAGGGGTTGATGGGTCCTTTCTCTGGATCGCTGGCATACACGCGCACCAATGGGAGCTCGTCACCGACGACCGACGCAACGATTGCCCAAATCGTGTTCCACGGCGATAAGGTTTATACGGTCGCCGCGGGCGCGCGTCTCCAGGTTGCCAACAATGCGTACTTGAACGCTGTGTATTCGTACACGAACCTGACGCTTCCGCTCGGTTCGTCGATGATTACTCAGGATTTCGAAATTGGCGGAAAGTATGAGTTCGCACCGGATCTGCATGCTGGCGTCGGCTATTCGTACTTCATGCAGCGCGGCGTGAACGTCCAGGGCCTGACGCCGACGCAGAAATTCGGCATTGCCAGCGCAGGGATTGACTACCTGCTGTCGAAGCGGACCAGTATCTACGCGTTCGGCACGTTCCAGCACGCCTTCGCCGGCAACCAGCCGGCCGGCAACTTCCTCGTGACCGGCGCACCGGTCTTCGGTCCAGTGGCCGGCACCGGCATCGGGCCGACGGGGGCGGCTGCCGGGTTTTCGAGCGGCAGCAACCAGGCCGCAGTGCAGATCGGGATCAGGCAGATGTTCTAA
- a CDS encoding flavin reductase family protein has product MSLTVAPESGVTLPFTSREFRNAMGQFATGVVVVTANTEGEVHAMTANSFMSGSLEPPLVLVSIAKSAKMHERITKAQSFGISILAQDQEWCSNHFAGKTHPVLVPIFVQLEHVPIVEGANVQVATVLRHAYECGDHTLFVGEVTALVQDQGPAPPLVFHAGKYAAIAGAN; this is encoded by the coding sequence ATGAGTTTGACTGTTGCACCAGAGTCCGGAGTCACGTTGCCGTTTACGAGCCGTGAATTTCGCAATGCCATGGGTCAGTTTGCGACTGGTGTTGTCGTTGTCACCGCTAACACGGAGGGCGAAGTCCACGCAATGACGGCCAACTCGTTTATGTCCGGCTCGCTCGAACCTCCGCTTGTTCTGGTTTCGATCGCGAAATCAGCAAAAATGCACGAACGGATAACCAAAGCGCAGAGCTTTGGCATCAGCATCCTGGCTCAGGATCAGGAATGGTGCTCAAACCATTTCGCGGGCAAAACCCATCCTGTCCTGGTGCCCATTTTCGTACAACTTGAACATGTACCAATCGTGGAAGGCGCAAACGTTCAGGTTGCGACCGTTCTCCGTCACGCCTATGAGTGTGGCGATCACACACTGTTCGTGGGCGAGGTCACGGCGCTTGTTCAAGACCAAGGTCCGGCACCGCCACTAGTTTTCCACGCGGGCAAATACGCTGCGATCGCGGGCGCCAACTGA
- a CDS encoding aromatic ring-hydroxylating dioxygenase subunit alpha — translation MLSKEKNELLIATSKGTPMGEFLRRYWHPIAGVSEFDTRLIKPMRLFGEDLVLYRDLSGNYGLLDRHCVHRRASLQFGYVEDKGIRCAYHGWKFEADGKCSERPYEDTAVPDATARAGLKITSYPVRVAGGMLWTYMGPIETMPELPVWEPFNWQNGFCQIVTSVINCNWLQCQENSIDPIHFEWQHSNYSVRRMGGTKEKYVPRHTALDFTEFEFGYQYKRQRTDTNAEHPLWTTGRVCLYPNGFFLGEHFEWRVPVDDGHTLSISWFYLPVPAEARPYVQDQIPTWESPVMDANGKYHDSHILNQDFMAWVGQGTIADRTKEVLGSSDKGVVMLRRRFEADLQAIAEGRDPKGLIREPEQAKNVSLPVAFPDEQLKAVPREQWMQNENFKRHLTNFVFSIGQPPEVLRQLKDAIGVE, via the coding sequence TTGCTGAGCAAAGAGAAGAACGAGCTACTGATCGCGACGTCGAAAGGCACACCGATGGGTGAGTTCCTGCGTCGCTATTGGCATCCGATTGCCGGGGTTTCGGAATTCGATACCAGGTTGATCAAGCCAATGCGTCTCTTTGGTGAAGATCTGGTTCTATACCGGGATTTGAGCGGCAATTACGGCCTTCTCGATCGTCATTGTGTGCATCGTCGTGCGAGTCTCCAATTTGGCTACGTTGAGGACAAAGGCATCCGCTGTGCCTATCACGGCTGGAAATTCGAGGCGGATGGCAAGTGCTCCGAGCGTCCCTACGAAGATACAGCGGTTCCCGACGCGACGGCCAGAGCCGGTCTCAAGATCACGAGCTACCCGGTCAGGGTCGCAGGCGGCATGCTTTGGACCTATATGGGTCCGATTGAGACGATGCCCGAATTGCCTGTTTGGGAGCCCTTCAATTGGCAAAACGGGTTTTGCCAGATCGTGACCTCGGTCATCAATTGCAACTGGCTCCAGTGCCAGGAGAATTCGATCGACCCTATTCATTTCGAATGGCAGCACTCGAATTATTCGGTGCGTCGCATGGGGGGCACGAAAGAGAAATACGTTCCCAGGCACACAGCACTCGATTTCACAGAGTTCGAATTCGGTTATCAGTATAAGCGGCAGCGCACGGACACCAATGCTGAGCATCCGCTATGGACCACGGGCCGCGTCTGTCTGTACCCAAATGGGTTCTTCCTCGGTGAGCACTTCGAATGGCGCGTGCCGGTCGATGACGGGCATACCCTGAGTATTTCCTGGTTTTATCTTCCAGTTCCGGCTGAAGCACGGCCCTATGTACAGGACCAGATCCCGACGTGGGAATCGCCTGTCATGGATGCGAATGGCAAATACCATGATTCGCATATTCTGAACCAGGATTTCATGGCTTGGGTCGGGCAAGGTACGATTGCCGATCGCACGAAAGAGGTTTTGGGTTCAAGCGACAAGGGCGTGGTAATGCTGCGTCGCCGGTTCGAGGCCGACCTTCAGGCGATTGCGGAAGGTCGCGATCCGAAGGGACTGATCCGCGAACCGGAACAAGCCAAAAATGTGAGCCTGCCTGTCGCGTTCCCCGATGAACAACTTAAGGCCGTACCTCGCGAGCAGTGGATGCAGAATGAGAATTTTAAACGCCACCTCACGAATTTTGTTTTCTCGATCGGTCAGCCACCTGAGGTATTGCGCCAGTTGAAAGACGCAATCGGAGTCGAGTAA
- a CDS encoding PDR/VanB family oxidoreductase: MSDDSFIDVRIKSMTWESKNTISLVLERVDGSDLPKAEAGSHIDIRLGSRLSRSYSIVSAQGTPRVYEIAIARDANSRGASQYVHDAMRVGDLTKISTPRNLFPVDPGARVSILFAGGIGITPIWSIVRQLEALGREWHLHYSARDRQHAAYLKEIERFVQGSTGGRLYTYFDEIPGGTRVNMATVIAESPADAHVYCCGPTGMLDAFEAAASSKPGSQVHLERFSAAEPPSTGGVSEFDVVLAKSGATYRIPEDRSILDVLLDHNVDVQYGCMQGTCGMCEVKVIDGTPSHADKLLSAEEKAERQCMLVCCSRSASPTLTLDL; this comes from the coding sequence TTGAGTGACGATTCTTTTATCGATGTGCGAATCAAGTCCATGACTTGGGAGTCGAAAAATACTATCAGTCTGGTGCTCGAGCGCGTGGATGGCTCCGATTTGCCGAAAGCCGAGGCCGGGTCACACATTGATATCAGGCTGGGCTCACGGCTGTCCCGCTCTTATTCCATTGTCAGCGCACAAGGAACGCCCCGGGTCTACGAAATCGCGATCGCAAGGGACGCGAACAGCAGGGGCGCGTCGCAATACGTCCATGATGCGATGCGTGTCGGCGACCTAACGAAGATCAGCACGCCTCGCAATCTGTTTCCGGTCGATCCGGGTGCCCGTGTCAGCATTCTCTTCGCTGGCGGCATCGGCATCACCCCGATCTGGTCGATCGTTCGCCAGCTAGAGGCGCTGGGCCGCGAATGGCATCTCCATTACTCGGCGCGCGACCGACAACACGCGGCCTACCTCAAGGAGATCGAGCGGTTTGTGCAGGGCTCAACTGGGGGACGGCTCTACACCTATTTTGATGAGATCCCCGGCGGCACGCGCGTGAACATGGCGACGGTGATCGCCGAATCACCGGCTGACGCCCACGTCTACTGCTGCGGTCCCACCGGTATGCTCGACGCGTTCGAGGCCGCGGCGTCATCAAAGCCTGGATCGCAAGTTCATCTTGAACGGTTCTCGGCTGCGGAGCCTCCATCCACCGGCGGGGTTTCCGAATTCGATGTCGTGCTTGCAAAATCGGGGGCAACTTATCGGATACCTGAGGATCGGTCGATTCTCGACGTGCTGCTCGACCATAACGTGGACGTTCAATACGGCTGCATGCAAGGTACCTGCGGAATGTGTGAGGTCAAGGTCATTGACGGCACACCGAGCCACGCGGACAAACTCCTGTCGGCCGAAGAGAAGGCCGAGCGTCAATGTATGCTCGTCTGTTGCTCGCGCAGTGCGAGCCCGACGCTCACACTCGATCTCTGA